The following proteins come from a genomic window of Sebastes fasciatus isolate fSebFas1 chromosome 6, fSebFas1.pri, whole genome shotgun sequence:
- the fancg gene encoding Fanconi anemia group G protein isoform X6, whose product MSNNMHQPLSLLERWIQENNELVNKVKVGRGGGGDAMSRDQSQNQTHLRWCSSEFHKLLRKIQGIPPLADHTQLELTVVYNACMCSTAQSQFSEAELLLTQATERVLQMTGDDPLAPDPPVFWRTVLKSVGNTALNPSVLYLLCLQWAIWLSTCQLKTIQECQDELFSEFDMLSTGVWDEVSSEPKGKSSDIPQLVMDPRRLIELLQICTLIAQGAERLSEGRSSEALSGLQSASSLPAPRTLIAYTHLLSGSCLAHMTRPQMALQCYRKALETDSRCVCALYQSMLIYRQLGNTQAEIQALRLLHSTLMLPSATEPALAGTHLLSLSSLLRSQSLSSLLSVPSALSVLHNLALKCVLHGRVSEGVEYYLDLLAALHSEDQHGLHAEGPPLPKLPELYLQAGAALLMARRPADCMALCDEVITTTLELLPEKMVLEEPEKTCEAETRALSGEGEDRMGMLLWVGAAYLLQGHCHTHLRDWKQAVTHYTRCFNLLVKVHFKKRDFPPQIPSADMVGKQGTDLCVLQRLKGLSLAGRGISFTQTDRLREALRDLQLSMQACPECVGAGLWCGEVLWRLGRRREAATCWEKTWSVTPQSSVESLSVYLQEPQSGPLLDSTELRRRIQELGPTLTA is encoded by the exons ATGTCTAATAACATGCATCAACCACTGTCTTTATTAGAGAGATGGATCCAGGAAAACAACGAGTTGGTAAACAAAGTGAAGGTAGGGA gaggaggaggaggagatgcaaTGAGCCGAGACCAGAGCCAGAACCAGACCCATCTGAGATGGTGTTCCTCTGAGTTTCACAAACTTTTAAGGAAAATCCAAG GTATCCCTCCTCTTGCAGATCACACACAGTTGGAGCTGACAGTGGTGTACAATGCCTGTATGTGCTCCACTGCTCAGTCTCAGTTCTCAGAAGCTGAGCTGCTCCTCACACAAGCCACAGAGAGAG TTCTACAGATGACAGGAGATGACCCTCTTGCTCCAGACCCTCCTGTTTTTTGGAGAACAGTTCTCAAATCAGTGGGAAACACAGCTTTGAATCCCAGTGTCCTGTACCTTCTCTGTTTGCAGTGGGCCATATGGCTATCCACCTGCCAGCTGAAAACTATACAGGAATGTCAG GATGAGCTGTTCTCTGAGTTTGACATGCTGTCTACTGGAGTTTGGGATGAGGTGAGCAGCGAGCCAAAGGGAAAGTCCTCTGACATTCCACAACTGGTGATGGACCCAAGAAGGCTTATTGAATTATTGCAGATCTGTACTTTAATTGCCCAAG GTGCAGAAAGATTGAGCGAGGGTCGGAGTTCAGAAGCGCTGTCTGGTCTGCAGTCAGCTTCCTCCCTGCCTGCTCCCAGAACTCTAATAGCAtacacacacctcctctcagGCTCTTGCCTCGCCCATATG ACGCGCCCTCAGATGGCATTGCAGTGTTACAGGAAGGCACTGGAGACAGACtcccggtgtgtgtgtgctctgtaCCAGAGCATGCTCATCTACAGACAGCTTGGCAACACACAGGCTGAGATACAAGCTCTTCGTTTGCTTCACTCA ACTTTGATGTTGCCCTCTGCCACAGAGCCTGCTCTGGCTGGGACTCATCTCCTCTCCCTGTCCTCACTGCTGCGCAGCCAATCACTGAGCAGCCTGCTCTCAGTTCCCTCTgccctctctgtccttcacaATCTGGCCCTGAAGTGTGTGCTCCACGGGAG GGTGTCAGAGGGTGTGGAATATTATTTGGACCTGCTGGCTGCTCTTCACTcagaagatcaacatgga CTGCATGCTGAGGGCCCTCCCCTCCCCAAATTGCCTGAGCTGTACCTGCAGGCCGGCGCTGCCTTGCTCATGGCCCGACGGCCAGCTGATTGCATGGCGCTGTGCGATGAAGTCATCACTACAACACTGGAGCTGCTGCCAGAGAAGATGGTGTTGGAAGAGCCAGAGAAGACATGTGAGGCTGAGACTAGGGCTCTCAGTGGAGAGGGTGAGGATAGGATGGGGATGCTGCTCTGGGTGGGAGCTGCCTACCTCCTCCAGGGTCACTGCCACACTCACCTGAGGGACTGGAAACAAGCTGTGACTCACTACACAAG GTGTTTCAACCTGCTGGTGAAGGTGCACTTTAAAAAGAGAG ACTTCCCACCACAGATCCCCAGTGCAGATATGGTTGGCAAGCAGGGAACAGATCTGTGTGTCCTCCAGAGGCTGAAGGGGCTTTCACTAGCTGGTAGGGGCATCAGCTTCACCCAGACAGACCGACTGAGAGAGGCACTGAGAGACCTACAGCTCAGCATGCAGGCATGCCCAG AGTGTGTGGGTGCAGGGCTGTGGTGTGGTGAGGTGCTGTGGAGGCTTGGCAGGAGGCGGGAGGCAGCAACTTGTTGGGAAAAGACCTGGAGCGTCACCCCACAATCCTCAGTAGA GAGTCTTTCTGTGTACCTACAGGAACCTCAATCTGGCCCTCTGTTGGACTCCACGGAGCTGCGCCGCAGAATACAGGAACTTGGTCCTACCTTGACAGCCtag
- the fancg gene encoding Fanconi anemia group G protein isoform X2: MSNNMHQPLSLLERWIQENNELVNKVKFAFTSLFQQQEGGGGGGGGDAMSRDQSQNQTHLRWCSSEFHKLLRKIQGIPPLADHTQLELTVVYNACMCSTAQSQFSEAELLLTQATERVLQMTGDDPLAPDPPVFWRTVLKSVGNTALNPSVLYLLCLQWAIWLSTCQLKTIQECQDELFSEFDMLSTGVWDEVSSEPKGKSSDIPQLVMDPRRLIELLQICTLIAQERLSEGRSSEALSGLQSASSLPAPRTLIAYTHLLSGSCLAHMTRPQMALQCYRKALETDSRCVCALYQSMLIYRQLGNTQAEIQALRLLHSTLMLPSATEPALAGTHLLSLSSLLRSQSLSSLLSVPSALSVLHNLALKCVLHGRVSEGVEYYLDLLAALHSEDQHGLHAEGPPLPKLPELYLQAGAALLMARRPADCMALCDEVITTTLELLPEKMVLEEPEKTCEAETRALSGEGEDRMGMLLWVGAAYLLQGHCHTHLRDWKQAVTHYTRCFNLLVKVHFKKRDFPPQIPSADMVGKQGTDLCVLQRLKGLSLAGRGISFTQTDRLREALRDLQLSMQACPECVGAGLWCGEVLWRLGRRREAATCWEKTWSVTPQSSVESLSVYLQEPQSGPLLDSTELRRRIQELGPTLTA, encoded by the exons ATGTCTAATAACATGCATCAACCACTGTCTTTATTAGAGAGATGGATCCAGGAAAACAACGAGTTGGTAAACAAAGTGAAG TTTGCTTTTACTTCATTGTttcagcagcaagaaggaggaggaggaggaggaggaggagatgcaaTGAGCCGAGACCAGAGCCAGAACCAGACCCATCTGAGATGGTGTTCCTCTGAGTTTCACAAACTTTTAAGGAAAATCCAAG GTATCCCTCCTCTTGCAGATCACACACAGTTGGAGCTGACAGTGGTGTACAATGCCTGTATGTGCTCCACTGCTCAGTCTCAGTTCTCAGAAGCTGAGCTGCTCCTCACACAAGCCACAGAGAGAG TTCTACAGATGACAGGAGATGACCCTCTTGCTCCAGACCCTCCTGTTTTTTGGAGAACAGTTCTCAAATCAGTGGGAAACACAGCTTTGAATCCCAGTGTCCTGTACCTTCTCTGTTTGCAGTGGGCCATATGGCTATCCACCTGCCAGCTGAAAACTATACAGGAATGTCAG GATGAGCTGTTCTCTGAGTTTGACATGCTGTCTACTGGAGTTTGGGATGAGGTGAGCAGCGAGCCAAAGGGAAAGTCCTCTGACATTCCACAACTGGTGATGGACCCAAGAAGGCTTATTGAATTATTGCAGATCTGTACTTTAATTGCCCAAG AAAGATTGAGCGAGGGTCGGAGTTCAGAAGCGCTGTCTGGTCTGCAGTCAGCTTCCTCCCTGCCTGCTCCCAGAACTCTAATAGCAtacacacacctcctctcagGCTCTTGCCTCGCCCATATG ACGCGCCCTCAGATGGCATTGCAGTGTTACAGGAAGGCACTGGAGACAGACtcccggtgtgtgtgtgctctgtaCCAGAGCATGCTCATCTACAGACAGCTTGGCAACACACAGGCTGAGATACAAGCTCTTCGTTTGCTTCACTCA ACTTTGATGTTGCCCTCTGCCACAGAGCCTGCTCTGGCTGGGACTCATCTCCTCTCCCTGTCCTCACTGCTGCGCAGCCAATCACTGAGCAGCCTGCTCTCAGTTCCCTCTgccctctctgtccttcacaATCTGGCCCTGAAGTGTGTGCTCCACGGGAG GGTGTCAGAGGGTGTGGAATATTATTTGGACCTGCTGGCTGCTCTTCACTcagaagatcaacatgga CTGCATGCTGAGGGCCCTCCCCTCCCCAAATTGCCTGAGCTGTACCTGCAGGCCGGCGCTGCCTTGCTCATGGCCCGACGGCCAGCTGATTGCATGGCGCTGTGCGATGAAGTCATCACTACAACACTGGAGCTGCTGCCAGAGAAGATGGTGTTGGAAGAGCCAGAGAAGACATGTGAGGCTGAGACTAGGGCTCTCAGTGGAGAGGGTGAGGATAGGATGGGGATGCTGCTCTGGGTGGGAGCTGCCTACCTCCTCCAGGGTCACTGCCACACTCACCTGAGGGACTGGAAACAAGCTGTGACTCACTACACAAG GTGTTTCAACCTGCTGGTGAAGGTGCACTTTAAAAAGAGAG ACTTCCCACCACAGATCCCCAGTGCAGATATGGTTGGCAAGCAGGGAACAGATCTGTGTGTCCTCCAGAGGCTGAAGGGGCTTTCACTAGCTGGTAGGGGCATCAGCTTCACCCAGACAGACCGACTGAGAGAGGCACTGAGAGACCTACAGCTCAGCATGCAGGCATGCCCAG AGTGTGTGGGTGCAGGGCTGTGGTGTGGTGAGGTGCTGTGGAGGCTTGGCAGGAGGCGGGAGGCAGCAACTTGTTGGGAAAAGACCTGGAGCGTCACCCCACAATCCTCAGTAGA GAGTCTTTCTGTGTACCTACAGGAACCTCAATCTGGCCCTCTGTTGGACTCCACGGAGCTGCGCCGCAGAATACAGGAACTTGGTCCTACCTTGACAGCCtag
- the fancg gene encoding Fanconi anemia group G protein isoform X1, which yields MSNNMHQPLSLLERWIQENNELVNKVKFAFTSLFQQQEGGGGGGGGDAMSRDQSQNQTHLRWCSSEFHKLLRKIQGIPPLADHTQLELTVVYNACMCSTAQSQFSEAELLLTQATERVLQMTGDDPLAPDPPVFWRTVLKSVGNTALNPSVLYLLCLQWAIWLSTCQLKTIQECQDELFSEFDMLSTGVWDEVSSEPKGKSSDIPQLVMDPRRLIELLQICTLIAQGAERLSEGRSSEALSGLQSASSLPAPRTLIAYTHLLSGSCLAHMTRPQMALQCYRKALETDSRCVCALYQSMLIYRQLGNTQAEIQALRLLHSTLMLPSATEPALAGTHLLSLSSLLRSQSLSSLLSVPSALSVLHNLALKCVLHGRVSEGVEYYLDLLAALHSEDQHGLHAEGPPLPKLPELYLQAGAALLMARRPADCMALCDEVITTTLELLPEKMVLEEPEKTCEAETRALSGEGEDRMGMLLWVGAAYLLQGHCHTHLRDWKQAVTHYTRCFNLLVKVHFKKRDFPPQIPSADMVGKQGTDLCVLQRLKGLSLAGRGISFTQTDRLREALRDLQLSMQACPECVGAGLWCGEVLWRLGRRREAATCWEKTWSVTPQSSVESLSVYLQEPQSGPLLDSTELRRRIQELGPTLTA from the exons ATGTCTAATAACATGCATCAACCACTGTCTTTATTAGAGAGATGGATCCAGGAAAACAACGAGTTGGTAAACAAAGTGAAG TTTGCTTTTACTTCATTGTttcagcagcaagaaggaggaggaggaggaggaggaggagatgcaaTGAGCCGAGACCAGAGCCAGAACCAGACCCATCTGAGATGGTGTTCCTCTGAGTTTCACAAACTTTTAAGGAAAATCCAAG GTATCCCTCCTCTTGCAGATCACACACAGTTGGAGCTGACAGTGGTGTACAATGCCTGTATGTGCTCCACTGCTCAGTCTCAGTTCTCAGAAGCTGAGCTGCTCCTCACACAAGCCACAGAGAGAG TTCTACAGATGACAGGAGATGACCCTCTTGCTCCAGACCCTCCTGTTTTTTGGAGAACAGTTCTCAAATCAGTGGGAAACACAGCTTTGAATCCCAGTGTCCTGTACCTTCTCTGTTTGCAGTGGGCCATATGGCTATCCACCTGCCAGCTGAAAACTATACAGGAATGTCAG GATGAGCTGTTCTCTGAGTTTGACATGCTGTCTACTGGAGTTTGGGATGAGGTGAGCAGCGAGCCAAAGGGAAAGTCCTCTGACATTCCACAACTGGTGATGGACCCAAGAAGGCTTATTGAATTATTGCAGATCTGTACTTTAATTGCCCAAG GTGCAGAAAGATTGAGCGAGGGTCGGAGTTCAGAAGCGCTGTCTGGTCTGCAGTCAGCTTCCTCCCTGCCTGCTCCCAGAACTCTAATAGCAtacacacacctcctctcagGCTCTTGCCTCGCCCATATG ACGCGCCCTCAGATGGCATTGCAGTGTTACAGGAAGGCACTGGAGACAGACtcccggtgtgtgtgtgctctgtaCCAGAGCATGCTCATCTACAGACAGCTTGGCAACACACAGGCTGAGATACAAGCTCTTCGTTTGCTTCACTCA ACTTTGATGTTGCCCTCTGCCACAGAGCCTGCTCTGGCTGGGACTCATCTCCTCTCCCTGTCCTCACTGCTGCGCAGCCAATCACTGAGCAGCCTGCTCTCAGTTCCCTCTgccctctctgtccttcacaATCTGGCCCTGAAGTGTGTGCTCCACGGGAG GGTGTCAGAGGGTGTGGAATATTATTTGGACCTGCTGGCTGCTCTTCACTcagaagatcaacatgga CTGCATGCTGAGGGCCCTCCCCTCCCCAAATTGCCTGAGCTGTACCTGCAGGCCGGCGCTGCCTTGCTCATGGCCCGACGGCCAGCTGATTGCATGGCGCTGTGCGATGAAGTCATCACTACAACACTGGAGCTGCTGCCAGAGAAGATGGTGTTGGAAGAGCCAGAGAAGACATGTGAGGCTGAGACTAGGGCTCTCAGTGGAGAGGGTGAGGATAGGATGGGGATGCTGCTCTGGGTGGGAGCTGCCTACCTCCTCCAGGGTCACTGCCACACTCACCTGAGGGACTGGAAACAAGCTGTGACTCACTACACAAG GTGTTTCAACCTGCTGGTGAAGGTGCACTTTAAAAAGAGAG ACTTCCCACCACAGATCCCCAGTGCAGATATGGTTGGCAAGCAGGGAACAGATCTGTGTGTCCTCCAGAGGCTGAAGGGGCTTTCACTAGCTGGTAGGGGCATCAGCTTCACCCAGACAGACCGACTGAGAGAGGCACTGAGAGACCTACAGCTCAGCATGCAGGCATGCCCAG AGTGTGTGGGTGCAGGGCTGTGGTGTGGTGAGGTGCTGTGGAGGCTTGGCAGGAGGCGGGAGGCAGCAACTTGTTGGGAAAAGACCTGGAGCGTCACCCCACAATCCTCAGTAGA GAGTCTTTCTGTGTACCTACAGGAACCTCAATCTGGCCCTCTGTTGGACTCCACGGAGCTGCGCCGCAGAATACAGGAACTTGGTCCTACCTTGACAGCCtag
- the fancg gene encoding Fanconi anemia group G protein isoform X3, whose translation MSNNMHQPLSLLERWIQENNELVNKVKQQEGGGGGGGGDAMSRDQSQNQTHLRWCSSEFHKLLRKIQGIPPLADHTQLELTVVYNACMCSTAQSQFSEAELLLTQATERVLQMTGDDPLAPDPPVFWRTVLKSVGNTALNPSVLYLLCLQWAIWLSTCQLKTIQECQDELFSEFDMLSTGVWDEVSSEPKGKSSDIPQLVMDPRRLIELLQICTLIAQGAERLSEGRSSEALSGLQSASSLPAPRTLIAYTHLLSGSCLAHMTRPQMALQCYRKALETDSRCVCALYQSMLIYRQLGNTQAEIQALRLLHSTLMLPSATEPALAGTHLLSLSSLLRSQSLSSLLSVPSALSVLHNLALKCVLHGRVSEGVEYYLDLLAALHSEDQHGLHAEGPPLPKLPELYLQAGAALLMARRPADCMALCDEVITTTLELLPEKMVLEEPEKTCEAETRALSGEGEDRMGMLLWVGAAYLLQGHCHTHLRDWKQAVTHYTRCFNLLVKVHFKKRDFPPQIPSADMVGKQGTDLCVLQRLKGLSLAGRGISFTQTDRLREALRDLQLSMQACPECVGAGLWCGEVLWRLGRRREAATCWEKTWSVTPQSSVESLSVYLQEPQSGPLLDSTELRRRIQELGPTLTA comes from the exons ATGTCTAATAACATGCATCAACCACTGTCTTTATTAGAGAGATGGATCCAGGAAAACAACGAGTTGGTAAACAAAGTGAAG cagcaagaaggaggaggaggaggaggaggaggagatgcaaTGAGCCGAGACCAGAGCCAGAACCAGACCCATCTGAGATGGTGTTCCTCTGAGTTTCACAAACTTTTAAGGAAAATCCAAG GTATCCCTCCTCTTGCAGATCACACACAGTTGGAGCTGACAGTGGTGTACAATGCCTGTATGTGCTCCACTGCTCAGTCTCAGTTCTCAGAAGCTGAGCTGCTCCTCACACAAGCCACAGAGAGAG TTCTACAGATGACAGGAGATGACCCTCTTGCTCCAGACCCTCCTGTTTTTTGGAGAACAGTTCTCAAATCAGTGGGAAACACAGCTTTGAATCCCAGTGTCCTGTACCTTCTCTGTTTGCAGTGGGCCATATGGCTATCCACCTGCCAGCTGAAAACTATACAGGAATGTCAG GATGAGCTGTTCTCTGAGTTTGACATGCTGTCTACTGGAGTTTGGGATGAGGTGAGCAGCGAGCCAAAGGGAAAGTCCTCTGACATTCCACAACTGGTGATGGACCCAAGAAGGCTTATTGAATTATTGCAGATCTGTACTTTAATTGCCCAAG GTGCAGAAAGATTGAGCGAGGGTCGGAGTTCAGAAGCGCTGTCTGGTCTGCAGTCAGCTTCCTCCCTGCCTGCTCCCAGAACTCTAATAGCAtacacacacctcctctcagGCTCTTGCCTCGCCCATATG ACGCGCCCTCAGATGGCATTGCAGTGTTACAGGAAGGCACTGGAGACAGACtcccggtgtgtgtgtgctctgtaCCAGAGCATGCTCATCTACAGACAGCTTGGCAACACACAGGCTGAGATACAAGCTCTTCGTTTGCTTCACTCA ACTTTGATGTTGCCCTCTGCCACAGAGCCTGCTCTGGCTGGGACTCATCTCCTCTCCCTGTCCTCACTGCTGCGCAGCCAATCACTGAGCAGCCTGCTCTCAGTTCCCTCTgccctctctgtccttcacaATCTGGCCCTGAAGTGTGTGCTCCACGGGAG GGTGTCAGAGGGTGTGGAATATTATTTGGACCTGCTGGCTGCTCTTCACTcagaagatcaacatgga CTGCATGCTGAGGGCCCTCCCCTCCCCAAATTGCCTGAGCTGTACCTGCAGGCCGGCGCTGCCTTGCTCATGGCCCGACGGCCAGCTGATTGCATGGCGCTGTGCGATGAAGTCATCACTACAACACTGGAGCTGCTGCCAGAGAAGATGGTGTTGGAAGAGCCAGAGAAGACATGTGAGGCTGAGACTAGGGCTCTCAGTGGAGAGGGTGAGGATAGGATGGGGATGCTGCTCTGGGTGGGAGCTGCCTACCTCCTCCAGGGTCACTGCCACACTCACCTGAGGGACTGGAAACAAGCTGTGACTCACTACACAAG GTGTTTCAACCTGCTGGTGAAGGTGCACTTTAAAAAGAGAG ACTTCCCACCACAGATCCCCAGTGCAGATATGGTTGGCAAGCAGGGAACAGATCTGTGTGTCCTCCAGAGGCTGAAGGGGCTTTCACTAGCTGGTAGGGGCATCAGCTTCACCCAGACAGACCGACTGAGAGAGGCACTGAGAGACCTACAGCTCAGCATGCAGGCATGCCCAG AGTGTGTGGGTGCAGGGCTGTGGTGTGGTGAGGTGCTGTGGAGGCTTGGCAGGAGGCGGGAGGCAGCAACTTGTTGGGAAAAGACCTGGAGCGTCACCCCACAATCCTCAGTAGA GAGTCTTTCTGTGTACCTACAGGAACCTCAATCTGGCCCTCTGTTGGACTCCACGGAGCTGCGCCGCAGAATACAGGAACTTGGTCCTACCTTGACAGCCtag
- the fancg gene encoding Fanconi anemia group G protein isoform X4, whose translation MSNNMHQPLSLLERWIQENNELVNKVKQEGGGGGGGGDAMSRDQSQNQTHLRWCSSEFHKLLRKIQGIPPLADHTQLELTVVYNACMCSTAQSQFSEAELLLTQATERVLQMTGDDPLAPDPPVFWRTVLKSVGNTALNPSVLYLLCLQWAIWLSTCQLKTIQECQDELFSEFDMLSTGVWDEVSSEPKGKSSDIPQLVMDPRRLIELLQICTLIAQGAERLSEGRSSEALSGLQSASSLPAPRTLIAYTHLLSGSCLAHMTRPQMALQCYRKALETDSRCVCALYQSMLIYRQLGNTQAEIQALRLLHSTLMLPSATEPALAGTHLLSLSSLLRSQSLSSLLSVPSALSVLHNLALKCVLHGRVSEGVEYYLDLLAALHSEDQHGLHAEGPPLPKLPELYLQAGAALLMARRPADCMALCDEVITTTLELLPEKMVLEEPEKTCEAETRALSGEGEDRMGMLLWVGAAYLLQGHCHTHLRDWKQAVTHYTRCFNLLVKVHFKKRDFPPQIPSADMVGKQGTDLCVLQRLKGLSLAGRGISFTQTDRLREALRDLQLSMQACPECVGAGLWCGEVLWRLGRRREAATCWEKTWSVTPQSSVESLSVYLQEPQSGPLLDSTELRRRIQELGPTLTA comes from the exons ATGTCTAATAACATGCATCAACCACTGTCTTTATTAGAGAGATGGATCCAGGAAAACAACGAGTTGGTAAACAAAGTGAAG caagaaggaggaggaggaggaggaggaggagatgcaaTGAGCCGAGACCAGAGCCAGAACCAGACCCATCTGAGATGGTGTTCCTCTGAGTTTCACAAACTTTTAAGGAAAATCCAAG GTATCCCTCCTCTTGCAGATCACACACAGTTGGAGCTGACAGTGGTGTACAATGCCTGTATGTGCTCCACTGCTCAGTCTCAGTTCTCAGAAGCTGAGCTGCTCCTCACACAAGCCACAGAGAGAG TTCTACAGATGACAGGAGATGACCCTCTTGCTCCAGACCCTCCTGTTTTTTGGAGAACAGTTCTCAAATCAGTGGGAAACACAGCTTTGAATCCCAGTGTCCTGTACCTTCTCTGTTTGCAGTGGGCCATATGGCTATCCACCTGCCAGCTGAAAACTATACAGGAATGTCAG GATGAGCTGTTCTCTGAGTTTGACATGCTGTCTACTGGAGTTTGGGATGAGGTGAGCAGCGAGCCAAAGGGAAAGTCCTCTGACATTCCACAACTGGTGATGGACCCAAGAAGGCTTATTGAATTATTGCAGATCTGTACTTTAATTGCCCAAG GTGCAGAAAGATTGAGCGAGGGTCGGAGTTCAGAAGCGCTGTCTGGTCTGCAGTCAGCTTCCTCCCTGCCTGCTCCCAGAACTCTAATAGCAtacacacacctcctctcagGCTCTTGCCTCGCCCATATG ACGCGCCCTCAGATGGCATTGCAGTGTTACAGGAAGGCACTGGAGACAGACtcccggtgtgtgtgtgctctgtaCCAGAGCATGCTCATCTACAGACAGCTTGGCAACACACAGGCTGAGATACAAGCTCTTCGTTTGCTTCACTCA ACTTTGATGTTGCCCTCTGCCACAGAGCCTGCTCTGGCTGGGACTCATCTCCTCTCCCTGTCCTCACTGCTGCGCAGCCAATCACTGAGCAGCCTGCTCTCAGTTCCCTCTgccctctctgtccttcacaATCTGGCCCTGAAGTGTGTGCTCCACGGGAG GGTGTCAGAGGGTGTGGAATATTATTTGGACCTGCTGGCTGCTCTTCACTcagaagatcaacatgga CTGCATGCTGAGGGCCCTCCCCTCCCCAAATTGCCTGAGCTGTACCTGCAGGCCGGCGCTGCCTTGCTCATGGCCCGACGGCCAGCTGATTGCATGGCGCTGTGCGATGAAGTCATCACTACAACACTGGAGCTGCTGCCAGAGAAGATGGTGTTGGAAGAGCCAGAGAAGACATGTGAGGCTGAGACTAGGGCTCTCAGTGGAGAGGGTGAGGATAGGATGGGGATGCTGCTCTGGGTGGGAGCTGCCTACCTCCTCCAGGGTCACTGCCACACTCACCTGAGGGACTGGAAACAAGCTGTGACTCACTACACAAG GTGTTTCAACCTGCTGGTGAAGGTGCACTTTAAAAAGAGAG ACTTCCCACCACAGATCCCCAGTGCAGATATGGTTGGCAAGCAGGGAACAGATCTGTGTGTCCTCCAGAGGCTGAAGGGGCTTTCACTAGCTGGTAGGGGCATCAGCTTCACCCAGACAGACCGACTGAGAGAGGCACTGAGAGACCTACAGCTCAGCATGCAGGCATGCCCAG AGTGTGTGGGTGCAGGGCTGTGGTGTGGTGAGGTGCTGTGGAGGCTTGGCAGGAGGCGGGAGGCAGCAACTTGTTGGGAAAAGACCTGGAGCGTCACCCCACAATCCTCAGTAGA GAGTCTTTCTGTGTACCTACAGGAACCTCAATCTGGCCCTCTGTTGGACTCCACGGAGCTGCGCCGCAGAATACAGGAACTTGGTCCTACCTTGACAGCCtag